agCAAAGTATAACAAGTGTTAAGCCATAATACAATCGACTCTAgctatatttttgtttctcaaaACGAACAACTAATTGATCAttgtaaaaatttttttttttatttgcaagcctaggattgttttggtgtttgctaTTAGacttagaaaaatatgaaaaacatgatCCAAGTAATGATATCTAAGAATGTCTAGTCTAACTATTCGTACTTTCAAATTTTAAAGTTTtgtaatgacaaaataaaaagataaaaaatccTTATACGGCAAggaatttgtgttttgtttacatgtgttaaaagtaaaaatttttaGTCTTCAAAATGCGTAATATAATGTAGTCTGGCTGTGTTTTTTCATCTCGATATTTTAGGGTTTTTGAAGCGCCGTTGCTGAAACATACGGACTTTGTTGGACTTTGTTCCTGTTGATCCTGGACCCGGTACGGTTTTTATATATTGGGTGTTTGTTAAAGTATTTGCCGCGTCAGAAAATGTAGTGCATTCAGTCTGggcaccttttttcttttctcgattttcaaaatgaattacgtacgtaaatattgggcAACAGGGACACATTCCCCGTGCTTTTCCCCCGGGTCGATCCATCATTGTTTACCtacactctccctttctttccagaCTCAGAGAATGTAGGAAAACCAGAATTAACCacgaatatagataaataacccACAAAGTGCTTGAAATGATGTTCCAGTTCATATGTTCACCATCACATCATCGAAACCAAACACAGACGGTGCCTCCGCCCTCCCAGTGTCTCTCCCCTTAATATTCCAGTTTTCTGAGCATTTCCAAGCATTCCTccacaatgaaatgaaaagtgtagcaggaggaaggaatgagcaatggaagtgtgtgtcagtgtaagGGAGCTCAGCAATAGCAGTATTTCCAAATGTTAGagtagcattattattgttgttatcaagtgtaaatgtgtgtgtgtgtgtgtgtgtgtgtgtgtgtgtgtgtgtgtgtgtgtgtgtgtgtgtgtgtgtgtgtgtgtgtgtgtgtgtaatttttcaccacggtcgtcttctGGTCATCCAGGCCGCCTTCCCCaatacggaacaagctcagagctcatagacgatcttcaggtaggacggagaccacaacacactccacacaccgggaaagggaggccacaacccctcgagatacatcccgtacctacttgctgctaggtgaacaggggctacatattaagaggtttgcccatttgcctcgccgcgccgggactcgaacccgagcctTCTCGGTTGAGCCAAGTGTGACAACCGCGcttgcgcgcgcgtgtgtgtgtgtgtgtgtgtgtgtaactgggGAAAGCCGTCAAGTCAGTCTCACTGATACGAAAAAGAAATGCACCTCTGTAAAGTAAACATTATTCTAAGACACTTCTCTTCTAAACATTTTCCGTCGCAATTTACTCATTTAATATTAATGCTAATAAATGTTTTAGACAgaacacacgcacaaaaaaaaaaaaaaaaaaactgcacaagtcaggttaggttttgtTAGAATGCATCAATGGTTTTATATGCATATAACACGAAAATCTCTGCATTTAATAAAACTTACCTGGATCATGGGATTTTTCCAAAATCTAGGGAATTTTTTCTGATGGTCAGGAGTGCCCATTTCGTGTTCTAGGCATCAAAATACAAACAATGATGCATTCCTTATTCAATGTCTGACTGATGCCTCTCCATATTTAcccgaaagtgtgtgtgtgtgtgtgtgtgtgtgtgtgtgtgtgtgtgtgtgtgtgtgaagatattTGTTATAGTATATGAAAAGTTGCATAACAGCATCtagtgaataaaaaaggaatgaatgataacTGGAAAACTGTAATTCACAATAAACTTAACCGTATAGCTGTTTGATAGTTACCTTAATTTCCTGTTGCCATGGTAATGAGCACGTGTGTATAGATGCTGTATCCATGGTAACCTACAGAGCGAGGCCCAAACAGTGCCTTGCATCTGCTCTACTGAACACTGCACCTTTGTCACTGGTTCATCTTACAAAAGCTAGAAAAGAATGTGAAACATGTCAGAAACAAGAGTAAGTTATCAATAATTCAAGGATTTTAAATTACTATAGAgtagaagtgaaaaaaatctTAGGTGAACTTTAAGAAAATCTATTAGAATTGTATAAAAGTAACCTTTTTAAAACTGAAGCACAACTGAACACAATGTAAGAATAGTAAACTTTATGTTACTAGTGTGATACCAATGAGGATATTTTCATACAAGAGGGATACtggctaaatgaaaaagaaaagaaaaatagaaaacaactaAAAGTGTCAGTCCTTAAAAATACAATCAAAAAGAATTTCCAAATTGTGAGAACTCAGTGAAAATATGCATCTATAGTGACAAAACAGTCAAGGTGAAACCTATTCAAGCCTTGATAATGGCCAGTGTGTGCCGAGTGCCTCAGCAGATGTTTGGTACCCAGTGAAAGCCATTCACGAGCCAGCTTATTCCTCCTTCAGATAGTAATTTAATCCTCAGTACTCCATGATGTCCTTATGCTCTATGAGAGGGCATTACATGTACTACAATATATTCACTGCTTCATACTAAGAAATTTCATaattcacttcaaaacacaagaaaatatataggtaattaataaatataaagtgagaaaaacttcataaaagaaccTAATGATGAGCCTGGAGGACAACACAGCCAAGTCATTCAGCAACCTCATTCACAAGGCTGAGCTCAGCATCCATCTCATCCTGGAGCTActgccatccctccctccaaaGCCTGGAggtacaggagaggaggagggtgggacaggagaggagtggggtgaGGAGCGTGTGCATAGCCTGTCAATTCGCAAGCTGCATGAGGATCTGCGCTGCATAGGGCAGATGTTTAGAGACGTGGCGGAGGAGCTGCAGACACAGCACTCCTTCACATCCCTGGAAAAGTGTGTTGctgtggagaaagaagaacagcaaCGTAAAGCAGAGTTCATTGCCTTGCTGCAGGGACAGCGCTGGCGGGCACGGCAGTTTGGACAGGGCAGCCGCCTCCGTGGTCTCCAGCAGGAGTTACTTGCTGTGCAGGAAGACACCCACAACTTAATaagggagaaggacaaggaaatcTCTGAGCTCCTGGCTGCCATTGCTGATGCTCAGAGGCTCAACCCACGGCGAGAAGAATATGAGAAGAAGGCAGCTGAGGTACAGCTGGAAAACTTACACTTCCTGCTGGAGCGCGAGGAGCGAATCACCTGCCAGGAGAGTGCAAGGGTGGGCCGAGAAATTCCCCAGGAAGTGAGAGTCCATGCAGCACTCACCAGCTTTTTACAGGAAAGCTGTGCCCGGCTGGAGGCTCGCACAGAAGAGTGGAGGCAGCGGTTTGCCTCTCATGCAGAAGAGAAGGGACAGGAGGTGGCTAAGTGGAGAGCAGAGGTAGAAGGGGTGCAGGAGAAATTGGCAGAAGTGACACAGCAGCatgatgaaatgaaggaggtggtggagcgccatgaggctgaggaggaggcagcacgCCACcgcatggaggaagagaagcagaagaatgatGCAGCAGCCAAGATCCAGGCATGGTGGCGTGGCAGTGTGGTCAGGTGGGGCCTCAGCGCCTCacttaagaggaaaaacaagaagggcAAGCCacccaagaaataaaaaaatcaactaaaatatagaagtaataaagataatacaGTTAATGAATGCATTTTGAAAATACAGTATGACAACTGCAAAAAACACATGGATTGAATTTGAAATATTAAATTATAGAAGTATATAAGTGAAGAAATAATACTGATCaaatcataaaataaaatacaaagcaACCCAGTAAGTCCTTAAATTAGATTATTTTCCATGTACAAGTAGATGTCTTATATTAATTGCTGGGATTCATTAACAGACAGACTTTAAAATTccatatgaaaataaagatgagcaGTGCATATGACTTTCCCTTAACCAACTCACTAACCTTTCCAAGTCCACCCTATTGCAATACTATTTTCTTTGTAGCTGTTTCATACTTCTGCCAACAGACACCATTAGTACATTTTTGACATTCCTCCTTCAAgcaatatcactactactactactactactactactactactactactaccatcactaccaccaccactgctatcccTCTACAGAACCAAACTAGGTCTTTAGTTTTCCATGCACATGATTAGTGTATAACCAGGAATTACTAAATGAAAACCAGTACTTAGTATatcattttatatataaatatacaaaatagtACAACAGGAGAAATCTAACTAATAATTCCCATCAAGCATTTATAATTTCTAGGAGCATCATTGTACTTTTGGGCTAATTTAattttaatcttctttacaaAAATCAATATATTTTATCCTCATACATGCCCTTTGCCCAGATGTTAGTACTACACTCAGTCAAGATTATCCTTGGGGTGATTAATAAATTGCCAAAAATGAGTGAAGATTATGGAGCAAGTGACAATGGCAACACAGAGACACAGCACCTACTGATGAGTGTCTTGCAGTAGTGTTCCTTGATGGctaatatgaatgaatgagggacAAGTTGAGACCAGACAGTGACTCATCTATCCTGTGCCTGTGAGATCTCTAAGGATGTATATATTTAAATTTATGGAGATTTTTGTGTTTCCATCCATTCTATATCATAAGTCATGATGCAAGAGTTTCATGAGTTTTGCCTTCACTTATTTGGTTTTATTGTGAAAATCAAAGAGTGAAgcattttgatgtattttttttctcacgagGATAAGAGTGTGAATAATGTGTGTACGAGTGTGGAGCTTTGTCTGGGGTCCGCATTGTGGGATTGTTGGCCTAGtacatagataaacagacaaaatttttctctctcttgtatttctctTAACTTGACTGCTTGCTATGTTGCCACTGTCCTTGCTTCATGTGACAGATGCAGTTAAAAATGAAGGTTGtgatgaagagaaatatgacagcAATGGAACTGTGCATATCCACCTATGGTCAATGATGAACAACAGGAGTCCCTGGGAAGTCAGTGGTTCACTAGAGAGATGGTGACCCAGGCTGCCTTACAGATGGTTTCACAGTGCTTCAAATCTAGTTGGGCTAAGAGTGTTGCCACCATGTTTATTACTGTGATGATGCTTAATGGATGGCAGGACAGAAGAGACTCCTTAGGCCCAAAAGTAcacatcctgagagagagagagagagagagagagagagagagagagagagagagagagagagagagagagagagagagagagagagagagagagagagagagagagagagagagagagagagagagagagagagagagagagagagagagagagagagagagagagagagagagagagagagagagagagagagagagagagagagattaataatcCACATTGAGTAAAGGATCTGAAGATGACTGATCCACAGAAGCTTTTGTTACAACCAGATGACAAAGTGT
The Portunus trituberculatus isolate SZX2019 chromosome 39, ASM1759143v1, whole genome shotgun sequence DNA segment above includes these coding regions:
- the LOC123515492 gene encoding dynein regulatory complex protein 9-like, whose amino-acid sequence is MMSLEDNTAKSFSNLIHKAELSIHLILELLPSLPPKPGGTGEEEGGTGEEWGEERVHSLSIRKLHEDLRCIGQMFRDVAEELQTQHSFTSLEKCVAVEKEEQQRKAEFIALLQGQRWRARQFGQGSRLRGLQQELLAVQEDTHNLIREKDKEISELLAAIADAQRLNPRREEYEKKAAEVQLENLHFLLEREERITCQESARVGREIPQEVRVHAALTSFLQESCARLEARTEEWRQRFASHAEEKGQEVAKWRAEVEGVQEKLAEVTQQHDEMKEVVERHEAEEEAARHRMEEEKQKNDAAAKIQAWWRGSVVRWGLSASLKRKNKKGKPPKK